The genomic region TGCCCCTTCACCACCAGCCGCTCTCCTTCATTCAAGCCTTCAAGAATCTCGATCTCCTCGCGCGTTTCAATGCCGGTGGTCACCTCGCGCAACTCTGCGCTGGCGCCCTCCACCACGAACGCCACCGAACGATTATCGCGCGTTTGCAACGCGGTTTTGGGAATGATGAGCGCCTCCGGATGATGCTCGATGACAATCTCGGTTTTCACAAACATTCCGGGCCGCAGCAGCAAATTTTTATTGGCGACTTCGATCATCGCCGTGAATGTGAGGGTTTGCGCATCAATCGTGGGATCGATCGCCGTGAGCTGGCCCTTGAACGTCTGATCGACCAGGGCATAGTTGCTCACCAAAACTTCCTGGCCGATTTGAATGCGCTCCAAATCCGTATTCGGCAGATTCACCTGCACGCGGGTCGTGCTATATTCCAGAATGTCGCACAGACGAAATCCTGCCGGCACGCGCGTGCCCACGGCATTCGTCTGCAAATTTGCAATGAAACCTGAGATGGGAGCTTTAAGACGCAATTTATCTGCTTTGATTTGCGCCGCCTCATAATTCAAGCGCGCATCAAGAGCATTGCGCCGGGAAAGCTCAAGCTCTTTCTCGGTGACGCCGCCCTCTTTGAACAGCGCCTCTTGTTTTTGCAGCTCGCGCTCCGCGTTTTCCATGGCCAGCTTTTGCGATTCCACGCGCACCGTGAGCAAATACTCTTGATTCTCGATTTCCGCGAGTAATTGCCCGGCCGCAACCCGCGTTCCCACCGTCAGCACGCCGCCGTTGTGCCGGGCGAGCCGCAGAACGCCATCGACTTCTGCAACCACCCGCTCTTCGCGTTGCGCACGCAAAGTGCCCGTAGCCGAGACATAAGCCGCAATCGGCCCGCGTTTGACTTTCTCCACAACCACAGGAATGGTCAAATCGGCTGCCGATCTATCTTCACCGGGATTGCATGCCCATGTCAATAACAACAAGCAGATCAAACCTGCCTTATTAGCCTTGCCTCTCATGAAAACTCCCTCTGGAATTTTTATTGTTTTCTGAAGCAATTCATTCACAAATCAGTTGTTAATTCATTCCTACTGCGGCGCGGCCACATTCACCGGCTCATCTTTCTCAAAATCCCACAAGGTTTTGCGCCGCAAATCCGCCAACGCCTGCTTGTAATCGATAATGGCGTTGAGCGAGTTCGTGCGTGCCTGCGTCAAGCGATTCTGTTCCAGCGCCAAATCCTGCGAGCTTAAATCGCCGTTTTCGAATTTCAACAAGCTGATTCTGTAGCTTTTCTCGGCCAACTCTTCGCTGCGCTGCGAGATTTCCGCGCGTTGCTGCGCCGAGGCGAGATTGCGCACGGCTTCGCGAATTTCCTGTTTGATCAGATCAATGCGATTTTTTTGCGTCAGGCGGTTACTCTCCAGCGAGGCTTCCGCAGCCTGCACTTCCGCCCTGTTTTTACCCCAATCCCACAACGGCACCGTCAAACCGAGACGAATGCTGCGGTCGGTATCGAATTTCTGAAACGCATCGCGAAAGTTTTTTTCTTCATTCAAGAAACCGTAACTCGCAAAAAGCTCGCCTTTGATTTCGCTGCCCGCGTCAGTTTCTTTCACGCTGATCTCGCTCAACTGCACGGAAATTTCATCGGAACGCAGCTCGGTACGGCGTTGCAGCGCTTCGGTCAATGCCTTTTCGAGCGAAGCTGCAATCGGGCGATACGCCAGCTCGGTCGACACGCTGATCGCTTCCTCGACCGGCAGGCCGATGAGTACTTTGAAATTGTCTTCCGTGCGCTGCACACTGGCCTCGCTGTTGGTCATGGTGTTGCGGGCGTTCGCCAATTCCACCTCCAGGCGCAACACTTCCAATTCGGGAAACAAACCCGCCTGCTGTTTGAGCCGCGCCAGGCGATAAGCATTTTCAGATTGTTCCACCTGGCTGCGGTCGATTTCCAATTGCTGCTGCGCGCGAAAGAGATTATAAAAATTCGAAGTGACGTTGTAAATGATATCGAGCTGGCTGCGGCTGTAGCTTTGCAGGGTATTTTCCAAATTCAAATCCGCCCGGCGATAAAGAGTCTTGCGGCGGTTGAGTGTGAACAGCGGTTGGCTGAATTGCAAACGCAATTGCGGAATATACGTCGTCGAGGTCACTTTCTGCTCGAATGTCGCGCCGCCAAAATCAATCGGCGTGGTGATGGACTGGCGAAAGCGTTGCATCACGCCGACCAATGAAATAACGCCGTCGGTTTGGGCAATCGGCTGATTGACGTACAATTCCGCTTGCAGATCGACGAAATTCTGCCGCGGAAAAACGAATTCGCCGGTGCCGATCTGCGTTTGGCTGATGCCTTCCCGCAAGTTGGGCAGGCTCGAGAACACCAGATCGCCGTAACTCTTCAAGCCCGCTTCTGCCGCGCGCAAATTCAAGCGC from Cytophagia bacterium CHB2 harbors:
- a CDS encoding TolC family protein produces the protein MRQKTKAVAAVCAGLLLINAAGHAQEARVLTLEQSINIALNRSHQVKQLEQSLLNSRLNLRAAEAGLKSYGDLVFSSLPNLREGISQTQIGTGEFVFPRQNFVDLQAELYVNQPIAQTDGVISLVGVMQRFRQSITTPIDFGGATFEQKVTSTTYIPQLRLQFSQPLFTLNRRKTLYRRADLNLENTLQSYSRSQLDIIYNVTSNFYNLFRAQQQLEIDRSQVEQSENAYRLARLKQQAGLFPELEVLRLEVELANARNTMTNSEASVQRTEDNFKVLIGLPVEEAISVSTELAYRPIAASLEKALTEALQRRTELRSDEISVQLSEISVKETDAGSEIKGELFASYGFLNEEKNFRDAFQKFDTDRSIRLGLTVPLWDWGKNRAEVQAAEASLESNRLTQKNRIDLIKQEIREAVRNLASAQQRAEISQRSEELAEKSYRISLLKFENGDLSSQDLALEQNRLTQARTNSLNAIIDYKQALADLRRKTLWDFEKDEPVNVAAPQ
- a CDS encoding efflux RND transporter periplasmic adaptor subunit; the protein is MRGKANKAGLICLLLLTWACNPGEDRSAADLTIPVVVEKVKRGPIAAYVSATGTLRAQREERVVAEVDGVLRLARHNGGVLTVGTRVAAGQLLAEIENQEYLLTVRVESQKLAMENAERELQKQEALFKEGGVTEKELELSRRNALDARLNYEAAQIKADKLRLKAPISGFIANLQTNAVGTRVPAGFRLCDILEYSTTRVQVNLPNTDLERIQIGQEVLVSNYALVDQTFKGQLTAIDPTIDAQTLTFTAMIEVANKNLLLRPGMFVKTEIVIEHHPEALIIPKTALQTRDNRSVAFVVEGASAELREVTTGIETREEIEILEGLNEGERLVVKGQETLRDKSKVRVTE